Part of the Motacilla alba alba isolate MOTALB_02 chromosome Z, Motacilla_alba_V1.0_pri, whole genome shotgun sequence genome, ACCCAATGATGGATCTTGGGGGATGGGAAACCATCTGAAATTGGCCTAATTTAGAGCTCCTGGTAGAGCTGGGAGTTGGTGAGACAAAGGTCACTCCAGCTCTCATCTCCACCAGGATTTCAGACAGGATCTCAGCAGCTTTCCTTCCCATTCAGGTGTGTTGGCTCATGTTGGGTTTCTTGGCACCCATTTTCCCCCCAGGTGAAGAGTCTCAGCAGCAAAATGCCTTCCGGGTATCAGTCACCCACATCGTATTCCCCCTTTTTTCTAGCTAGGATCCTACCTTAGAAGACATTTAACCCACAACAGTGTTCTCCATGATCTTGGAAACCTCAACATGGAGATGAAGAAGCAAGCAAACCTAAAAGTAAACAAATCCAAAAATCTTCCTAAAATTTGAAATAAGgattttctccccaaaatgGGACTTACCACAATGCTTCTCAGCAGAAGAACTGTCCCTAAGATGCCTTAAATCAGCATAAACTGTTTCCCCAGCCATGGTTGCTCAGAAGGTCCCAGAAGCAGCCCAAAAGTGACACCATCCTCGGACAACCCCTTGCCTTGTGAGCTGTGCGCTCACATCTGCATCTGGCTCCAGGAAGTGGTATTGGCTGGGGCTTTTATCTACTTTTTAGTTTGTAcatatgtacatacatatatgtatacatatctatgtatgtatgtattcCACACCCTTCCCTTGTAAATGGAAGTTGGTGAGGGAACAGgtgtcctgcagccaggaagAGGCGGCACACCTGGAGGTGGTGTGAGTTTGATGGTTGTGTTAAACATCTGTGAAATCAGAATTAATAAATAATCATTTCAAAAAGCCtttaaataaggattttttGCTGTGAGGAGGTGGATCAGTGTGACCACAGGCAGGTGGGGAGGAGACAGGTGACATTTGGTGTTTCTTCCCCAAAATATGGGCTGGGAGTGACTTGAAATGCCTTTTGCTCCATGTGACTTATTCTGCTGgttttgataaaatatttggCCTCTGTTTTATCCTGGGGCAAAGAGATCCAATGTGGTCAAGAgttgcccagctcctgcccaggatGAGGTAAGAATCTGGATTTCCTGCTGGCTGctaatgaattttattttgttactttattttattttgtctttttcaccTGCAAGCCCATCCTCCCACTCCTGATGTATCCTTTTACACCATCTAGACCTGTTTCCTCCAGGTTTGGGACTCTTTGACTATTGCATGGAACAACCACCAATTTCCAGCCTACAGTAAcctttttccctgccttttcttagggttttttggtgttaaTTCCAGGTTTTAGTCAGCGCCACAATATCCCAGTGCAACACCTTTTcacaaatgcagaaatttgTCCCAATACCTACCAGCAGCCAGAAATAGGGTAAATAAGAGGATAAACCCAAAGGTCCCAGTAGGAAAAGCACTGcgttattttattttgaaattatttttaaatttttagttaaatttttaaaaatatttttattttaaatttgtgtttatatactttttatttttatgttgtttattgtctcatgtttatttttggtttcttttccccccaaagccttttctttatCACAGAAAATTTTTGTGGTGAGCTGCTATCAGccagccttcctgccctctgcaaaggcagctgctgcagtggtgtGTGAACAATGATTacaaaaaccccctaaaaatacaaaataaattaggtTTTAGGGTAAAACCCTGCATCTGGGTAGCTTAATTGCAAGaacacttatttttttatatttttagtaaaaatactttataaaatGGGCTGAAGGGAACTGTACTTCTCCCTTGTAGAATCCCCAAAGGCTGTTCTGGGGTGCCCTGACATCCTGGAACAGAGTGATCTCCAGCAGTGTTTCCTCCAACTGCACActaaaaaaagcatttttggaCAATCCGTCTCCCTAGCTGAGAAAAAATTCCGGAAATACTGGAAAAGAAGGTGAAGTGCTGCTGGGTGGAGCTGGAGGGGAACCCTTGGTTCTGTGGGTGagcagctggccctgggcaggcagcccCTTCTTCATTGCCCTTCAGGAGGCACAGGAAAATCCCTAagaatacaataaaataaaccaaaacaacattCTTTTTAGAATACTTTGTTTCTCTTCACAGGAGCAGGTTGTGCCACAGCATTGGGCTTGTTGCCACAGAGCAGACTCAGGTGACAGGGTGTGGGATGGGcctgggggctgaggggaggtGGTCTTAAATTTTGACTGGAAGAGAGAATTTCAATTGCAGGGAGAAGTTTTAATTGCAGGAGAAAATTTTAATTGAGGGGATTTTATTAGGGGAAGATTATCTTAAATGGGGGGAGAAAACTTTAATTTAGGGGAGAAACACTTaattttggagagaaaatattaactgaaaagaaaatattaattgagGGTAGAAGGTATTAATTGGGGGAAAAACCTTATTGGGGAGAAAGGTTTACCGGGAGGAAAATCTAATTACAGCAGAAAATTTTaactgcagggagaaaatgttACCTGAGGAgactttaattttaatttttaagattttaattgGTGGAGAAAACTAATTTGGGGTGAAAGTGTGATTGTGGGGAGAAAACTTGACATACAGGGAGAAAATTTTAACTGAGGGGACAAAAGTATAATTAGGCAGATAAAACTGATTGGGGGGAGAGGAAATTTTAATTGCAGGGACAAGATTTTAATTGTGTGGGAAAACTTCAGGTGGGGAGAAAAGTTTAAATATGGTGCAgggagaaaattttaaattgtgaGAAAATGTTAATTGAGTATGGAGAGCCTTCGTGACACCTCTGATAGATGAAACTTTGCTTGGCAGGTGAGGCAAGAGCACCTGTAGAGGTGGAACCCCAAAAATGGAGGAAATGAGAGTTTATTCCGGATTTTTGGGCATGGAAAGGAACAAGCGGGCAGGTAACCATAGGGCAGTGAACTGTAGAATCactgggtttgggttttattttgataattcTGTAATTTGAGAACCAAACCCAGCTAAAGTAAGGTTGTAGCGggggaaaaagctttttctggCACTTCCCTTGAGGGAAAATTTTTATCACTCAGCAGATAGAATTTTTGCTCTAAACGGCCAATTTCAGACAAGATGTGTTATTCTAATTTAGCATTAACCTTTCCTGAGGTTCTTGAGTAactgattcttttcttttaggtgtattttttcccctacaaatattcaaatttttttgtttaattttcatttgttgatttaaattttttttttatataacctttttttttttatatatatttagcATATTTGGCTTCTGACTTACTTTCTAACATTTTTTCCAGGAagaagaggggagaggagggttTTTCCCATGACATTTGGTTCATATGATGggaacaaaaagggaaaatcttAAACAAAAAATGGGGGAAGTCCTACCAGATGAAAACACTTAAGATTTTTCTATAAAACCCCTAGGAAAGAGATTTTCTTTGCTCATGGTGAAGGGAAAGTGCATATTCTGGATCACAAGATACAGAAATGGAGGCACCATGACCCAAAGTGTCTTAGTTtaggtgaagaaaaaaactccacTGAACTTTAATAATGAGATAAATCCGAGAAATTGAAGCAAATTTTTAATTATGGTACATTTCATGAGTTTGCatctggagctggggaggaaacTGTTTCCCAAAGAGCTcccataaataaaaaagtagctAATTTTGTTCCACATGAAGAAGAATATTTGGTATTTCTCACCCAAAATGACACCAAGTTCACTGGCATTGGCATGAGACCAACCCTTGATCATCCTGGCATGGCCTGTAGTGTGTTGCTGCCTGGGAGCCCTCGCAGAGGCACTGAAGGTCTGTTCCCCTGCAGGTCACAGCATGGAGATGAAGCCGGAGGCACGTGTCGCCTGCCAGGTGATGCTGGCAGtgcttttcacagctctgtTCATCACAGCCATTGCTTTTGCAGGTGAATGTTGAAGTTTTAGTCTCACAGGTAATGTCTCTGAGATATTTTGGGTTGTTGTATTTGTGACAGATTTATTTCCATGTTCCTGGGGAAGACAAAGCCCACCCAAGCTGCTGTTCTCTCTGGGAGAAGGACGTTTCAGAGCAGTCTTTCTACAGAAGAACAAACCCATCCCCATGGTGTGGGAGTTGATATCATCTAGAAACCCTTAGAAAATCAACAGGAAGAGCCATTTCAGGAGTACAGTCACACAGAAGTATTATTTTCAGAGACTAAGGGGCCTGGAGATGTTGGCATGAGTCCCACCAAGTCAAGAAGTGTGCAGGAATAAGAGGagtttttcctgtcattttcaCTACTTTTGCATTAATGACAGAGAACAACACCCAAGGGCATGTTTAGGGATAGGACTACTCTGAAACACCGCTTTAAAATGTGTGGTTTTGAAGTCTACCATCCTGTTTCCTTCTTTGAAGGTGCAGCACCTGTATTTCTTGTCCAACATCACAAGCTGGGCCATGATTTGAGCTTATTTTCTCATAGGATCTCTCCTGGtatcttaatttttctctttgcctaGAGTTGAGGCAGATGAAGACTTTTGGAAGCCATGGGGTGGAGGATGATCTCCCCATCCCAGAGAGGCAAGGGGAAGGTGCTGCTCATTAATGTTGTTCTATTTTTAATGACAGTGCAAGCTTTTCAGCCTCATGCTCAGCCCTGCTTTCAGTGCCCCTTTGACTGGATCAGGTACAGAGGAAAATGCTACTATTTTTCTGAGGTTGAGGGGAACTGGACATCCAGCCAGGACAACTGCTCAGCATTTGGTGCTTCCTTGGCCATGCTGGACAGCACTGAGGACTTGGTAAGGAGACATGAGGACCTGCTTggcatgggggaaaaaaacccaaaagcactGTATTTGAAACCTTTTGGTTTCTTTGACTACTCTTCCAGGATCTTTTTTGAAGATCTGGGGTGAGAAGTTGGGGAAAAGGCCTTGAGGGTATGTCATCATGAGTCTCTTCAAATTCCTCACCAAAGCCAACTGCTAAAAGGACTATAGGAATAAACCCCTGTTTCTAGATGACACTTTCTGGTAGCAGATTGAAATGTTCACATCCCAGAGAAGCCCTAAAGCAGCATGAGCAACTGGTAAAATTAAAGGTTTTGGTTGGAAGAAGgtaaaaatctttccttttcctctctttcagaGCTTTGTGATGAGATACAAAGGCATCTCAGAGTACTGGGTTGGCCTTTTGcgggaggatgaggagcagccaTGGCAATGGGTGAACCGCTCACCTCTATCTCACCTGTGAGTCcatgtttttcattattatgtCATTGGTTGGTGTTTCCTCAGCCgcaaaatgtgcatttcttcTTGTACTTGAAGTACATCCAGAGGTAGCAATGGGACACTGTTTGGGAAGGGCAACATTGCATCTGGAATGGGTCTTCGTTTTCCCCTTTGACCTAAAAGATGGGAGTGGTGCATTTGGTGAGAAAATCctaaatttggattttttattttaaatttctttc contains:
- the LOC119695275 gene encoding C-type lectin domain family 2 member E-like, with amino-acid sequence MEEMRVYSGFLGMERNKRAGHSMEMKPEARVACQVMLAVLFTALFITAIAFAVQAFQPHAQPCFQCPFDWIRYRGKCYYFSEVEGNWTSSQDNCSAFGASLAMLDSTEDLSFVMRYKGISEYWVGLLREDEEQPWQWVNRSPLSHLFWIRGGGLCAYLDGNGLSSSHCSTERSWICNKQELQSSGKGNRIRRPPNLCVSSLGAAGRPSHSQISGAP